The Pseudomonas baetica genome includes a region encoding these proteins:
- a CDS encoding formylglycine-generating enzyme family protein: MKRDLLTPAVGAKALKALALAALMSGLLTSAAQAATAPAAGKVFKDCKDCPEMVVLPAGTFTMGTPEDEVGREPDEGPMHDVTFVKPFAMSRFQVTAGEWDSYIRESGAVIANGDTRPGRECVASKPRYPQTPRQPAVCMDFQDIKNYVAWLSKKTGQKYSMLSEAQREYGARAGSKGPFPFPFDEGKGYTIARHANTYGPTDGYSFSSPAGSYPANAFGLYDMHGNVYEWVEDCYHPDYKGAPTDGSAWLEPNCDTLRIRGNDWGEAPVFSRSGNRNDIDPKTRGDWIGFRVVREL, from the coding sequence ATGAAACGTGATCTGTTGACCCCTGCCGTCGGCGCCAAAGCGCTCAAGGCACTGGCCCTCGCCGCCCTCATGAGCGGCCTGCTGACGAGCGCCGCCCAGGCCGCAACCGCCCCTGCCGCTGGCAAAGTGTTCAAGGACTGCAAGGACTGCCCGGAAATGGTCGTGCTGCCGGCCGGCACCTTCACCATGGGAACACCGGAGGATGAAGTCGGACGCGAACCCGACGAAGGACCGATGCACGATGTGACCTTCGTCAAGCCCTTCGCCATGAGCCGCTTTCAAGTCACCGCAGGGGAGTGGGACAGCTACATTCGCGAGAGCGGTGCGGTGATCGCCAACGGTGACACGCGTCCCGGTCGCGAGTGCGTCGCGAGCAAACCGCGCTATCCGCAAACCCCGCGTCAGCCGGCCGTGTGCATGGACTTCCAGGACATCAAGAACTACGTCGCCTGGCTGTCGAAAAAAACCGGGCAGAAGTACAGCATGCTCAGCGAAGCCCAGCGTGAATACGGTGCCCGTGCAGGGTCCAAAGGACCGTTCCCCTTCCCGTTCGACGAGGGCAAGGGCTACACCATCGCCAGGCACGCCAACACCTACGGCCCGACGGACGGCTACAGTTTCAGCTCGCCGGCAGGCAGCTATCCGGCCAACGCCTTTGGCCTGTACGACATGCACGGCAATGTCTATGAGTGGGTCGAAGACTGCTATCACCCGGACTACAAAGGCGCGCCAACCGACGGCAGCGCGTGGCTTGAACCCAACTGCGACACCCTGCGCATTCGCGGCAATGACTGGGGTGAAGCGCCGGTATTCTCGCGTTCGGGTAACCGCAACGACATCGATCCGAAGACCCGTGGCGACTGGATCGGTTTCCGTGTCGTGCGCGAGTTGTAA